The following coding sequences lie in one Alicyclobacillus curvatus genomic window:
- a CDS encoding DUF5054 domain-containing protein, giving the protein MTNVKTVHVVFKTHLDIGFTDHARTVIDTYHQMFIPKALDLAKQMDGKFIWTTGSWLIYDYLDTANPDEKQKMIDAIQRGHISWHGLPFTTHTEAMSAKLFDFGLSLSRKLDRQFGRRTIAAKMSDVPGHTIAMVSRLAESGIQYLHIGVNSSSKMPEVPELFVWRDGNGNEVIVNYHNSYGDALVIDGFEDVLVFAHTEDNRGPQTIDEVNQVFSALQQKFPGAEIRASTLDAFAARLLTIKGRLPVIYEEIGDSWIHGIGSDPLKLAKYRTLMALQTKWLEEGRMREESEEYERFSSALLLVPEHTWGVDTKKFLPDYENWAKEDFQRARRVDVIAWARAPQIYSYLGVHVSDNPEKLSYGYVERSWEEQRRYLERAVQALNADKQHEVERAFEELKPDASRVAVQATTSAPSPSPSPTSTSTSTSTSTSTSTSAPLSTHTAYRLGRFTVAFGDDGSIEQLVDMRGKNWAGEDNHLGAYSYQTFGPLDFQIWLEQYHVKRKENQNWIPGDYGKPGLEFVTPRPANRVFRPTMQRITVEFGSGAGHHADAGCHADGEHHTAVAYGSDVEHDSDVQCDSDVEHHADVDIVLVELRMPRESTEENGAPRTVLIEYRFHNFQDTVGVTLSWFGKDANRMPEASWFSFVPEVENSNMWRVDKLGEWISPLTVVRSGNRNMHASETGAKYQGADGTVYVKSVDAPLIAFGEPRLLRFDGTFPDLVGGIHFNLHNNVWGTNFRMWFEEDMKFSFSISLSSF; this is encoded by the coding sequence TTGACGAACGTTAAAACTGTACATGTCGTCTTCAAGACCCACCTCGATATCGGGTTTACCGATCACGCCCGAACCGTCATCGACACGTATCACCAGATGTTTATTCCCAAGGCCCTGGATCTGGCGAAACAAATGGATGGAAAGTTCATCTGGACGACAGGTTCGTGGCTTATCTATGACTATTTGGATACTGCCAATCCGGATGAGAAGCAGAAGATGATTGACGCGATTCAACGAGGACATATCTCGTGGCACGGATTGCCCTTCACCACACACACCGAAGCCATGAGCGCCAAACTCTTTGATTTCGGCCTGTCACTTTCCCGGAAATTAGACAGGCAGTTTGGCCGGCGTACCATTGCGGCGAAAATGTCCGACGTGCCGGGCCACACCATTGCGATGGTATCCAGGCTTGCCGAGAGCGGAATTCAGTATCTCCATATTGGCGTGAATTCGTCATCGAAGATGCCTGAGGTCCCAGAACTATTTGTGTGGAGAGACGGCAACGGAAATGAAGTCATCGTCAACTATCACAACTCGTACGGAGATGCCCTGGTCATTGACGGTTTTGAGGACGTGCTGGTCTTCGCGCATACCGAAGATAATCGCGGACCGCAGACGATTGATGAAGTGAATCAGGTGTTTTCCGCGCTGCAGCAAAAGTTCCCCGGCGCAGAGATTCGGGCGTCGACGCTTGATGCGTTTGCTGCGAGATTGCTGACCATCAAAGGGCGGTTGCCCGTGATATATGAAGAAATCGGCGACTCCTGGATTCATGGAATCGGGAGCGATCCGCTCAAACTCGCCAAGTACCGCACTCTCATGGCCCTGCAGACAAAATGGCTTGAGGAAGGTCGCATGCGTGAGGAATCGGAGGAATACGAGCGGTTCAGCAGCGCTTTACTGCTCGTTCCAGAACACACATGGGGCGTTGATACAAAAAAGTTTCTCCCGGATTACGAGAACTGGGCAAAGGAAGACTTTCAGCGGGCGAGAAGGGTAGATGTCATCGCATGGGCCCGTGCTCCTCAGATTTATAGCTACTTGGGTGTTCATGTGTCTGACAATCCCGAAAAACTGAGTTACGGCTACGTTGAGCGTTCTTGGGAAGAGCAGCGAAGGTATTTGGAGCGGGCTGTGCAGGCGTTAAATGCTGACAAGCAGCATGAGGTGGAACGTGCTTTTGAGGAACTAAAACCAGATGCGAGCCGAGTGGCGGTTCAAGCAACAACATCAGCACCGTCGCCATCGCCATCGCCAACATCAACATCAACATCAACATCAACATCAACATCAACATCAACATCAGCACCATTATCAACGCATACGGCGTACAGGCTGGGTAGGTTTACTGTAGCCTTTGGCGATGACGGGTCCATCGAGCAACTGGTGGATATGCGGGGGAAAAACTGGGCGGGGGAAGACAATCACCTCGGGGCGTATTCTTATCAGACCTTTGGTCCGCTTGATTTTCAAATTTGGCTCGAACAATACCACGTCAAGCGGAAGGAGAACCAGAACTGGATCCCCGGGGATTATGGGAAACCTGGCCTTGAATTTGTCACTCCGAGACCGGCAAATCGCGTATTTAGGCCCACCATGCAGAGAATTACGGTCGAGTTTGGCTCGGGTGCGGGGCACCATGCTGATGCGGGATGTCATGCTGACGGCGAGCATCACACTGCAGTGGCGTATGGCTCGGATGTCGAGCATGATTCTGATGTGCAGTGCGATTCTGATGTAGAGCATCACGCCGATGTGGACATCGTTCTGGTTGAGTTACGGATGCCACGAGAGTCTACCGAGGAAAACGGGGCACCAAGGACTGTGCTTATCGAATATCGGTTCCATAACTTTCAGGATACGGTTGGTGTAACGCTAAGTTGGTTTGGAAAAGATGCCAATCGGATGCCGGAAGCTTCTTGGTTTTCTTTCGTTCCAGAGGTCGAGAATTCAAATATGTGGAGGGTCGATAAACTAGGTGAGTGGATATCGCCATTGACGGTTGTTCGAAGTGGAAATCGAAATATGCATGCTTCAGAGACTGGTGCAAAGTATCAAGGCGCGGATGGCACCGTGTATGTGAAATCGGTAGACGCTCCCCTCATTGCATTTGGTGAGCCACGCTTACTTCGCTTCGATGGCACCTTTCCAGACTTGGTGGGAGGAATTCATTTTAACTTGCACAACAATGTCTGGGGAACAAACTTTCGTATGTGGTTTGAGGAAGATATGAAATTCAGTTTTTCTATCTCTCTCAGTTCATTTTAG
- a CDS encoding carbohydrate ABC transporter permease: MRGTRTGGRALFVTVNLLFLALIAATMIVPLWNAVVVSLSSNFGSMQPGIQMWPRQFSVIGYKTIWTVLNLWQPFENSVIVSVFGTTIHVLLASLAGYALAQPLLPGRRVITSVILISMMIPFEAIMIPFYVTIQELGLLNTLVALILSGAVSGFSILLMRNFFQSIPNDILDAAEVDGAGHFYRLWRICMPLSKAGLATVGLFEFVGRWNNLLATVLLINDSSKDTLQVALNSLVNQGSAASSGELVTTNVKMAGIIIAILPLLFAYPFVQKYFVKGIFLGSTKE, translated from the coding sequence ATGCGAGGGACCAGAACAGGCGGGCGTGCCCTGTTTGTCACGGTGAATTTACTGTTTCTCGCGCTCATTGCTGCAACCATGATTGTTCCTTTGTGGAACGCGGTGGTTGTCTCGCTCAGTTCCAACTTTGGCTCAATGCAACCGGGCATTCAGATGTGGCCCCGACAGTTTAGTGTCATCGGATACAAGACGATATGGACGGTTCTGAATTTATGGCAGCCCTTTGAAAACAGCGTGATTGTATCGGTTTTCGGCACCACTATTCACGTCCTCCTCGCGTCACTCGCTGGCTATGCCTTGGCCCAACCGCTGCTTCCCGGAAGGCGCGTTATCACGTCCGTGATTCTCATTTCGATGATGATCCCGTTTGAAGCCATCATGATCCCGTTTTATGTGACCATTCAAGAACTCGGCCTCCTTAACACACTGGTGGCGCTGATTCTTTCGGGGGCCGTGTCTGGGTTTAGCATTCTGCTCATGCGAAACTTCTTCCAGTCCATTCCGAATGACATTCTGGATGCAGCTGAAGTGGATGGGGCGGGGCACTTTTATCGTCTGTGGAGAATCTGCATGCCGCTGTCTAAGGCGGGCTTGGCTACGGTCGGCTTGTTCGAGTTTGTCGGGCGTTGGAACAACCTTTTGGCGACCGTGTTACTCATCAACGATTCGAGCAAAGACACGCTTCAGGTTGCACTCAACTCACTCGTCAACCAGGGCAGTGCCGCATCGAGCGGAGAACTGGTTACGACGAACGTTAAAATGGCCGGTATCATTATTGCGATTCTCCCCCTTTTGTTCGCCTATCCATTTGTTCAGAAATACTTCGTCAAGGGGATTTTCTTAGGCTCGACAAAGGAATAG
- a CDS encoding CehA/McbA family metallohydrolase: protein MERHDKTDHSESLVVFISKEQEKSFLEVPFEVGPDVDELRVFMTVSNLSSELNAASESNLSSEKATIDLGLRDGERTRGWSGGARRELFITACTATPGYLPGRIEAGQWAVLLGAYEVPARGCEVQLRIEYTKRRPRWFRGDLHGHSLHSDGAFTLEEIARLVEDAGLDFMGLADHNTHSQNLSYPKDTPILFIPAMELTTYKGHCNLFGVAEPTDDFRTSSIGELRHHLQTARSRGAIISINHPHDTSCPSCHWQWGFDIDYDWVEVWNGPWRDSNARAVEWWHSELVSGHKLVAVGGSDTHRPHPYVRHGVPTTWIYTDTFSSAGLLDGISQGHVFLSYSPDGPTIDFRCGDFMCGDTVDKETAAECVLRISGLQTGDLVKVISDKGLKMNEVIRADGMSEGSRGGDSTDSGSAYAWTDISADASTDASADGLSKVRWSFDHNDVQFYRVEVWREFPEANQVNPLDQVNQRLMAALSNPIYFA, encoded by the coding sequence TTGGAGAGACATGACAAAACGGATCACAGTGAGTCGCTCGTCGTTTTCATTTCAAAGGAGCAAGAAAAGAGTTTTCTGGAGGTGCCATTCGAAGTTGGCCCGGATGTTGACGAGTTACGCGTGTTTATGACGGTGTCAAACCTATCATCCGAGTTAAACGCTGCGTCTGAGTCAAACCTATCATCCGAAAAGGCGACCATAGATTTAGGTCTGCGGGACGGTGAGCGAACGCGCGGTTGGAGCGGCGGTGCGCGGCGCGAGCTCTTTATCACAGCGTGCACTGCGACGCCAGGGTACTTGCCAGGTCGAATTGAAGCGGGTCAGTGGGCTGTACTTTTGGGTGCATATGAAGTGCCTGCCCGCGGGTGTGAAGTCCAGTTGCGGATTGAATACACCAAACGGAGGCCGAGATGGTTCCGGGGGGACCTGCACGGGCATAGTCTTCACAGCGACGGTGCGTTTACTTTGGAAGAAATCGCGCGACTTGTAGAAGACGCGGGCTTGGATTTTATGGGGTTAGCCGACCATAATACGCACAGTCAAAATCTTTCTTATCCGAAAGACACACCTATCCTGTTTATCCCCGCAATGGAGCTAACGACGTACAAAGGACATTGTAATTTATTCGGCGTAGCGGAGCCCACAGATGATTTTCGCACGTCATCCATAGGTGAGCTACGCCATCACTTGCAAACGGCCCGCAGCAGGGGGGCCATCATCTCGATTAACCATCCCCATGATACGAGTTGCCCAAGCTGTCACTGGCAGTGGGGCTTTGACATCGATTACGACTGGGTCGAGGTTTGGAACGGCCCATGGCGAGATTCCAATGCGAGAGCTGTGGAGTGGTGGCACTCAGAACTCGTTTCCGGGCATAAACTGGTTGCCGTCGGCGGAAGTGATACGCATCGACCCCATCCTTACGTTCGGCACGGAGTCCCCACGACGTGGATCTATACCGACACCTTTAGTTCAGCTGGACTCTTGGATGGAATTAGTCAGGGACATGTGTTTTTGTCCTATTCTCCGGATGGTCCCACGATAGATTTCCGGTGTGGAGACTTCATGTGTGGAGATACAGTCGACAAGGAAACGGCTGCAGAATGTGTGCTCCGCATTTCTGGACTTCAAACCGGGGACTTAGTCAAAGTCATCAGCGATAAGGGCCTCAAAATGAATGAAGTAATTCGGGCAGACGGTATGTCGGAAGGTTCTCGTGGTGGTGATTCTACTGACAGTGGTTCTGCTTACGCCTGGACTGACATCTCCGCTGATGCTTCGACTGATGCTTCCGCTGATGGTTTGAGCAAGGTTCGTTGGAGCTTCGATCACAATGACGTTCAATTTTACCGCGTCGAGGTGTGGAGGGAATTTCCTGAAGCGAACCAGGTGAACCCGCTGGATCAGGTGAACCAGCGACTGATGGCCGCCCTCAGCAATCCGATATATTTTGCGTGA